A region of Flavobacterium indicum GPTSA100-9 = DSM 17447 DNA encodes the following proteins:
- the folK gene encoding 2-amino-4-hydroxy-6-hydroxymethyldihydropteridine diphosphokinase → MKNQNTALLSLGTNLGDRLKNLQFCIDAIHEEVATVVQVSPVYETPAWGFEAAPFYNCMIQIHTLKSATKILSKILKLEKKLGRTRSEKSGYQSRIIDIDIIAFNDELIETENLIVPHPRLEMRNFVLYPLKDIAGKWVHPKTKELISDLIQNSTDSSAIERVAHLINPIQKIKNLELNYIAIEGNIGAGKTTLASKIAEDCNAKLVLERFADNPFLPKFYKDQSRYAFPLEMSFLADRYQQLTDDLAQFDLFKDFIVADYHIFKSLIFAKVTLQEDEYRLYKNLFDIIYKEMPKPDLYVYLYQNTERLLANIKKRGRSYEQEIPADYLEKINQGYLDYIKTQTDLNILIIDVSDLDFVKKQEDYVFILNAIKKKIEN, encoded by the coding sequence ATGAAAAACCAAAATACAGCACTACTTTCTTTAGGTACCAATTTGGGTGATAGATTGAAAAATCTACAGTTTTGTATTGATGCTATTCATGAAGAAGTTGCAACAGTAGTGCAAGTTTCTCCTGTCTACGAAACACCAGCCTGGGGTTTTGAAGCGGCTCCTTTTTACAATTGTATGATTCAAATTCATACGTTAAAATCGGCGACTAAAATATTGTCTAAGATTCTTAAATTAGAAAAAAAGTTAGGACGTACTCGTTCAGAAAAATCAGGATATCAATCGCGAATTATTGATATTGATATCATTGCTTTTAATGATGAACTAATTGAAACAGAAAATTTAATTGTTCCTCATCCTCGATTAGAAATGAGAAATTTTGTGTTGTATCCGTTAAAAGATATAGCAGGAAAATGGGTGCACCCGAAAACCAAAGAATTGATTTCAGATTTAATTCAAAATTCAACGGATTCTTCAGCTATTGAGCGTGTGGCACATTTGATCAATCCTATTCAAAAAATAAAAAATTTAGAGTTAAATTACATAGCAATTGAAGGGAATATTGGAGCAGGCAAAACAACTTTAGCATCAAAAATTGCTGAAGATTGTAACGCTAAACTCGTTTTAGAACGTTTTGCAGATAATCCTTTTTTACCTAAGTTTTATAAAGATCAAAGTCGATATGCTTTTCCATTGGAAATGTCTTTTTTGGCAGATCGTTACCAACAATTGACCGATGATTTGGCGCAGTTTGATTTGTTCAAAGATTTCATTGTTGCCGATTATCACATTTTTAAATCGTTGATTTTTGCCAAAGTAACGTTGCAAGAAGATGAATATCGTTTGTACAAAAACCTGTTTGATATCATTTATAAAGAAATGCCTAAGCCCGATTTGTATGTGTATTTGTATCAAAACACCGAACGATTGTTAGCGAATATTAAAAAACGTGGTAGAAGTTACGAGCAAGAAATTCCGGCGGATTACTTGGAAAAAATCAATCAAGGTTACTTGGATTATATTAAAACACAAACCGATTTAAACATTTTAATTATTGATGTTTCCGATTTAGATTTCGTAAAGAAACAGGAAGACTATGTGTTTATTTTAAATGCGATTAAAAAGAAAATTGAAAATTAA
- the mutS gene encoding DNA mismatch repair protein MutS, whose product MKQYNEIKAKYPDACLLFRVGDFYETFGSDAIRASQILGITLTKRGNGSESETALAGFPHHSLNTYLPKLVKAGLRVAICDQLEDPKMTKTIVKRGVTELVTPGVALNDDILSAKTNNFLASVHFGKKNLGIAFLDVSTGEFLTAQGSEEYIDKLIQNFRPSEILVTKNHKNTFKSAFGEDHHVFYLEDWIYKEDYAFETLTKHFQTNSLKGFGVEELQEGIVASGAILYYLSETQHNKIQHITNIQRIAEDAYVWMDKFTIRNLELYHSTNPNAVTLLDVIDKTLSPMGGRMLKRWIALPLKDIVKIKGRNEVVAYLKENQEDLQAIQYQIKQISDLERLISKVATGKISPREVLYLKESLDAIIPIKTLALASKNEALKLIGDSLHACELLREKIEKTIQPDAPVNINKGNAIAAGIHAELDELRAISSTGKGYLEDLERRESEQTGIPSLKVSFNNVFGYYIEVRNTHKEKVPETWIRKQTLVSAERYITEELKGYEAKILGAEEKIQQLESQLFEELVSWISLYIKAVQLNASLIAQLDGLQSFAQMAIEHNYVKPEINDGFVLDIKEGRHPVIEKQLPIGVPYISNDVFLDNETQQMIMITGPNMSGKSAILRQTALIVLLAQMGSFVPAQAVTMGVVDKVFTRVGASDNISMGESTFMVEMNETASILNNLSDRSLVLLDEIGRGTSTYDGISIAWAISEYLHEHPGRPKTLFATHYHELNEMESIFERIQNYNVSVKELKDTVLFIRKLVQGGSAHSFGIHVAKMAGMPQTVIQKAQKLLKKLEKNHSAEELSGGNLGQDEMQLSFFNLDDPLLEEIKEEINGLDINTLTPVEALMKLNELKRMLSKK is encoded by the coding sequence ATGAAACAATACAACGAGATAAAAGCGAAGTATCCCGATGCGTGTTTGTTGTTTCGAGTAGGAGATTTTTATGAGACTTTTGGTTCCGATGCCATTCGAGCATCTCAAATTTTAGGAATTACACTGACTAAAAGAGGAAATGGAAGTGAAAGTGAAACGGCATTAGCAGGATTTCCACATCATTCATTAAATACCTATTTGCCAAAATTAGTGAAGGCCGGTTTACGTGTTGCTATTTGTGATCAATTGGAAGATCCTAAAATGACCAAAACAATCGTAAAACGAGGAGTAACCGAATTAGTAACGCCAGGTGTTGCTCTAAATGATGATATTTTAAGTGCCAAAACAAACAATTTCCTTGCGTCAGTACATTTTGGGAAAAAGAATCTAGGAATCGCTTTTTTAGATGTGTCTACAGGTGAATTTTTAACAGCTCAAGGTTCGGAAGAATATATAGATAAGTTGATTCAGAATTTTAGACCAAGTGAAATTTTAGTAACCAAGAACCATAAAAATACATTTAAATCTGCTTTTGGTGAAGATCATCATGTGTTTTATTTGGAAGATTGGATTTATAAAGAAGATTATGCATTTGAAACCCTGACCAAACATTTTCAAACCAATTCATTAAAAGGTTTTGGAGTAGAAGAATTGCAAGAAGGAATTGTGGCGTCTGGGGCTATTTTGTATTATTTATCAGAAACGCAGCATAATAAAATTCAGCATATAACTAATATTCAACGAATAGCAGAAGATGCTTATGTTTGGATGGATAAATTTACTATTCGTAATCTTGAATTGTACCACAGTACCAATCCAAATGCCGTAACCTTGTTAGATGTTATTGATAAAACACTTTCACCTATGGGTGGGCGTATGTTGAAACGTTGGATTGCTCTACCTTTAAAAGATATTGTGAAGATCAAAGGGCGAAATGAAGTGGTGGCCTATTTAAAAGAAAATCAAGAAGATTTACAAGCGATACAATACCAAATTAAGCAAATTTCCGATTTAGAACGTTTAATTTCTAAAGTTGCAACAGGAAAAATTTCACCTCGTGAAGTCTTGTATTTAAAAGAGTCACTAGATGCTATTATTCCCATTAAAACCTTGGCTTTAGCTTCTAAAAATGAAGCACTAAAATTAATTGGTGATAGTTTGCATGCCTGTGAATTATTACGTGAAAAAATTGAAAAAACTATACAGCCTGATGCTCCAGTAAATATAAATAAAGGAAATGCCATTGCAGCCGGAATTCATGCTGAATTAGACGAACTTCGAGCGATTTCTTCTACAGGAAAAGGTTATTTAGAAGATTTAGAGCGTAGAGAAAGCGAACAAACCGGAATTCCTTCGTTGAAAGTGTCTTTCAATAACGTATTTGGTTATTATATTGAAGTACGAAATACGCATAAAGAAAAGGTGCCAGAAACGTGGATTCGTAAACAAACCCTAGTTAGTGCTGAACGTTACATTACAGAGGAGTTGAAAGGTTATGAGGCTAAAATTTTAGGAGCGGAAGAAAAAATCCAGCAATTAGAGAGTCAGTTGTTTGAAGAATTGGTTAGCTGGATTTCATTGTACATTAAAGCCGTACAATTAAATGCCAGTTTGATTGCCCAATTAGATGGATTACAGTCTTTTGCACAAATGGCTATTGAACATAATTATGTGAAACCAGAAATAAATGATGGTTTTGTACTTGATATTAAAGAAGGTCGCCACCCTGTAATTGAAAAACAATTGCCTATTGGTGTGCCTTATATTTCAAACGATGTGTTTCTTGATAATGAAACGCAACAGATGATTATGATTACCGGACCTAACATGTCGGGTAAATCGGCCATTTTAAGACAAACGGCATTGATTGTTTTGTTGGCTCAAATGGGAAGTTTTGTTCCGGCACAAGCGGTTACTATGGGAGTAGTGGATAAGGTGTTTACACGAGTAGGCGCTAGTGATAATATTTCTATGGGTGAATCGACGTTTATGGTGGAAATGAATGAAACTGCTTCAATTTTGAATAATTTATCAGATAGAAGTTTGGTGTTATTGGACGAAATTGGAAGAGGAACCTCTACTTACGACGGAATTTCAATTGCATGGGCTATTTCAGAATATTTACATGAACATCCAGGAAGGCCAAAAACCTTGTTTGCTACACATTATCATGAATTGAATGAAATGGAATCTATTTTTGAACGGATTCAAAATTATAATGTGTCTGTAAAAGAACTGAAAGATACCGTTTTGTTTATTCGTAAATTAGTACAAGGAGGAAGTGCACATAGTTTTGGTATACATGTGGCAAAAATGGCCGGTATGCCACAAACGGTCATTCAAAAGGCGCAAAAATTGCTTAAGAAATTGGAGAAAAATCATTCTGCAGAAGAATTATCGGGTGGAAATTTAGGGCAAGATGAAATGCAATTGAGTTTTTTTAATTTAGACGATCCCTTGTTGGAAGAAATTAAAGAAGAGATTAATGGTTTGGATATCAATACACTTACGCCTGTAGAGGCTTTGATGAAATTGAACGAATTGAAAAGAATGCTTTCAAAGAAATAA
- a CDS encoding RNA methyltransferase: MRKLANAELDRKNIEEFKQAEKTPIIVILDDIRSLHNIGSVFRTSDAFLIEKIYLCGITATPPNKEIHKTALGATETVTWEYAKDVLEVVTKLKAENVKVYSIEQTENAMMLDNFQPERETKYALIFGNEVKGVSQDAINLSDGVIEIPQLGSKHSLNISVSAGIVIWDFFQKLK, translated from the coding sequence ATGAGAAAATTAGCCAACGCCGAGTTAGATCGCAAGAATATTGAAGAATTCAAACAAGCTGAAAAAACGCCCATTATTGTAATTTTGGACGACATTAGAAGTTTACACAATATTGGTTCCGTTTTTAGAACTTCGGATGCATTTTTAATTGAAAAAATCTATTTATGCGGTATTACGGCTACACCTCCAAACAAAGAAATTCATAAAACAGCTTTAGGTGCAACCGAGACGGTAACTTGGGAATATGCTAAAGATGTTTTAGAAGTGGTTACGAAATTAAAAGCAGAAAACGTTAAAGTTTATTCTATTGAACAAACTGAAAATGCCATGATGTTAGACAACTTCCAACCTGAAAGAGAAACAAAATACGCCTTAATTTTTGGCAACGAAGTAAAAGGGGTTTCACAAGATGCCATTAACTTATCTGATGGGGTGATTGAAATTCCACAATTAGGAAGCAAACATTCTTTAAACATTTCAGTAAGTGCCGGAATTGTAATTTGGGATTTCTTTCAGAAATTGAAATAA
- a CDS encoding S46 family peptidase gives MRIIRIIALLFLIQVQAQQGGMWIPSMLKGMNENEIKALGGKLTAEQIYSINQSSMKDAVPQFDGGCTAEVISPKGLILTNHHCGYDNIQNHSTVEHDYLANGFWAYKMEDELANPGVVVTFVVKIDDVTNKVFEGVNSLPTEADKQKKIQENIAAITKTYPRESWQDAMIRTFYDGNQYLLFVVENFKDVRLVGAPPSSIGKFGSDTDNWVWPRHTGDFSLFRVYADKNNRPAEYSKDNVPYTPKHYFPISAKGIKEGDFTMVMGYPGRTTEYLPSFAVEQIMNDLNPARIEVRDAALKVQDGFMRKDQAIKIQYASKYASVANYWKKWMGEAKGLKKANAVGAKQKFEKEFTEKVMAAKKEAEYGNLLPEFKQNYAAIKDYAIARDYFTEVVIRNSEILSFGYRLYQLEQVYNSKGEQAFNDRKNNLIKGFEALYKDYNAQVDEKVFEKLIAIYTKKSPQQFLPESVKNLNIETTTATLFKNSKLTSFNGLKELLNGDTKTVIERLNQDPGFALVKTISDAYNKNVAPKYEELNLKNIALQRTYMKAILELSPKSARIFPDANSTLRVTYGKVKGYKPMDAVVYTPTTYLDGVMEKYVPGDYEFDVPQKLIDLYNAKDYGKYGENGKMPVAFIATNHTTGGNSGSPAFDANGNLIGLNFDRVWEGTMSDVYYSPEICRNIMVDARYILFIIDKFAGAQNLINELKIIYPTEKKNKK, from the coding sequence ATGAGAATCATTAGAATTATAGCTTTATTATTTTTAATTCAAGTACAAGCGCAACAAGGAGGAATGTGGATTCCTTCTATGTTAAAAGGGATGAATGAAAATGAAATCAAAGCTTTAGGCGGAAAATTAACCGCAGAACAAATTTACTCCATTAATCAATCGAGTATGAAAGATGCCGTTCCACAATTTGATGGTGGTTGTACGGCTGAAGTTATTTCTCCAAAAGGATTAATCTTAACCAATCATCACTGCGGATACGACAACATTCAAAACCATTCCACTGTTGAACACGATTATTTAGCAAACGGATTTTGGGCTTACAAAATGGAAGATGAATTAGCAAATCCGGGGGTTGTAGTAACTTTTGTGGTAAAAATAGATGATGTAACCAACAAGGTATTTGAAGGCGTAAATAGTTTACCTACTGAAGCTGACAAACAAAAGAAAATTCAAGAAAATATTGCAGCAATTACAAAAACCTATCCAAGAGAAAGTTGGCAAGATGCCATGATTAGAACTTTCTACGACGGAAACCAATATTTGTTATTTGTTGTAGAAAATTTTAAAGATGTTCGTTTAGTAGGAGCTCCACCAAGTTCAATAGGAAAATTTGGTTCAGATACAGACAATTGGGTTTGGCCGCGTCACACAGGAGACTTTTCTTTATTTAGAGTGTATGCCGATAAAAACAACAGACCTGCAGAATACTCAAAAGACAATGTTCCTTATACTCCAAAACACTACTTCCCTATCTCTGCAAAAGGAATTAAAGAAGGAGATTTCACTATGGTAATGGGGTATCCTGGAAGAACTACAGAATATTTACCTTCATTTGCCGTAGAGCAAATTATGAACGATTTAAATCCGGCGCGTATTGAAGTACGTGATGCAGCATTAAAAGTACAAGATGGATTTATGAGAAAAGACCAAGCCATTAAAATTCAATACGCTTCAAAATACGCTTCTGTGGCTAATTATTGGAAAAAATGGATGGGAGAAGCAAAAGGTTTGAAAAAAGCAAATGCCGTTGGTGCTAAACAAAAATTTGAAAAAGAATTTACAGAAAAAGTAATGGCTGCTAAAAAAGAAGCAGAATACGGCAACCTTTTACCGGAATTCAAACAAAACTACGCCGCTATAAAAGATTATGCCATTGCGAGAGATTACTTTACAGAAGTAGTAATACGTAATTCAGAAATACTATCTTTTGGTTACCGTTTATACCAATTAGAGCAAGTATATAATTCAAAAGGAGAACAAGCTTTTAACGACAGAAAAAATAATTTAATTAAAGGATTTGAAGCACTGTATAAAGATTATAATGCACAAGTAGATGAAAAAGTTTTTGAAAAACTAATTGCGATTTATACAAAAAAATCGCCTCAACAATTTTTACCTGAATCTGTAAAGAATTTGAATATTGAAACTACAACTGCTACGCTTTTCAAAAACTCAAAATTAACTTCATTTAATGGATTAAAAGAACTTTTAAATGGAGACACTAAAACGGTTATTGAAAGATTAAACCAAGATCCTGGTTTTGCTTTGGTAAAAACAATTTCAGATGCATATAATAAAAATGTTGCCCCGAAATATGAGGAGTTAAACTTAAAAAACATTGCTTTACAAAGAACGTATATGAAAGCAATATTAGAATTAAGTCCAAAATCGGCACGTATTTTCCCTGATGCCAATTCTACATTACGTGTAACGTATGGAAAAGTAAAAGGATACAAACCTATGGATGCAGTAGTTTATACACCAACAACTTATTTAGATGGTGTTATGGAGAAATATGTTCCAGGAGATTACGAATTTGATGTTCCTCAAAAACTAATTGACTTATACAATGCGAAAGATTACGGCAAATATGGTGAAAATGGAAAAATGCCTGTAGCCTTTATTGCAACAAACCACACCACAGGAGGAAACTCAGGAAGTCCGGCTTTTGATGCTAATGGAAATTTAATAGGATTAAATTTTGATCGCGTTTGGGAAGGAACCATGAGTGATGTATATTACAGTCCAGAAATTTGCAGAAACATCATGGTAGACGCTCGTTATATTTTATTCATCATTGATAAATTCGCAGGGGCACAAAACTTGATTAACGAATTGAAAATCATATATCCTACAGAAAAAAAGAACAAAAAATAA
- the sppA gene encoding signal peptide peptidase SppA has translation MNFIKNVLATVVGIFLFCVISFFILIGIAAVVSGGENEIKIENNSVIELDLSKIVFDYAGKYKDESPLQALIAGKTKIGFIDVLNAIKSAKNDDKIKGISIINNQSLLGLAQSKELREQLLDFKKSGKFVYAYANYFTQKEYYINSVADQVYVNPVGEVDFKGLHSELLFFKDFQDKTGIKFEVIRHGKYKSAVEPFLNQEMSPENREQMTALLNSVWNTIVTDVAASRKIPVEQLNAIAENLSARTPEMALAQKLVDKVAYEDEYHAAIKSKLKVANDEEYKKISITDYTDKNSINVDDITKDDIIAVIYAQGEINGGEGDVDFIGEGSINRSLKEAREDKDVKAIVLRVDSPGGSALTSELIWREIELTKKIKPVVVSMGNLAASGGYYISCGANAIFAEPTTITGSIGVFGMLPNMSELASKVGVNAEQVNTHKNSGGYSPFEPITEEYKAIALEGVERTYKTFVTRVATGRKMKFEAVDAIGQGRVWTGTDALKLGLVDKLGNLDAAIKHAATLGKSKEYRVETYPEYNKNFNEFLESLAGAKMYQSKEAYLKEEIGEENYILIDKIRKMKKRKGIQAIMPYEISF, from the coding sequence ATGAATTTTATTAAAAATGTATTAGCGACTGTTGTTGGTATTTTTCTGTTTTGTGTGATTAGTTTTTTCATACTTATTGGAATTGCTGCAGTTGTAAGTGGTGGTGAAAATGAAATTAAAATTGAAAACAATTCTGTTATTGAATTAGACTTATCGAAAATTGTCTTTGATTACGCAGGTAAATACAAAGACGAAAGCCCTTTACAAGCATTAATTGCAGGAAAAACTAAAATTGGTTTTATTGATGTTTTAAACGCAATAAAATCTGCAAAAAACGACGATAAAATCAAAGGAATTTCTATTATTAACAACCAATCTTTATTAGGATTAGCTCAAAGTAAAGAATTAAGAGAACAATTATTAGATTTTAAGAAATCGGGGAAATTTGTGTATGCTTATGCCAATTATTTTACTCAAAAAGAATACTACATCAATTCTGTTGCAGATCAGGTATATGTGAATCCAGTTGGCGAAGTAGACTTTAAAGGTTTACATTCAGAATTGTTATTTTTCAAAGATTTTCAAGACAAAACAGGGATTAAATTTGAGGTAATTCGTCATGGAAAATACAAAAGTGCTGTGGAACCATTTTTAAATCAAGAAATGAGTCCAGAAAACAGAGAACAAATGACAGCCTTATTAAACTCTGTTTGGAATACTATTGTTACTGATGTTGCCGCAAGTAGAAAAATACCTGTAGAACAATTAAACGCAATTGCCGAAAATTTAAGTGCGCGAACTCCGGAAATGGCATTAGCTCAAAAATTAGTGGATAAAGTTGCCTATGAAGACGAATACCATGCCGCAATTAAATCTAAATTAAAGGTAGCTAACGACGAAGAATACAAAAAAATATCCATTACAGATTATACGGATAAAAACAGTATTAACGTTGACGATATAACGAAAGACGACATTATTGCCGTAATATATGCACAAGGTGAAATTAATGGCGGTGAAGGCGATGTGGATTTTATAGGGGAAGGTTCTATAAACCGATCTTTAAAAGAAGCGAGAGAAGATAAAGATGTGAAAGCAATCGTTTTACGAGTAGACAGTCCTGGTGGAAGTGCATTGACTTCTGAATTAATTTGGAGAGAAATAGAATTAACTAAAAAAATTAAACCTGTTGTTGTTTCTATGGGAAATTTAGCGGCTTCTGGCGGGTATTACATTTCATGTGGCGCTAATGCTATTTTTGCAGAACCAACAACAATAACCGGATCAATTGGTGTATTTGGAATGCTGCCTAACATGAGTGAATTAGCTTCAAAAGTTGGTGTTAATGCAGAACAAGTAAATACACATAAAAATTCAGGTGGCTATAGTCCTTTTGAACCAATAACAGAAGAATACAAAGCAATTGCTTTAGAAGGTGTTGAACGAACCTATAAAACTTTTGTGACCCGTGTTGCAACTGGAAGAAAAATGAAATTTGAAGCAGTTGATGCTATTGGACAAGGAAGAGTTTGGACTGGAACAGATGCATTAAAGCTAGGTTTAGTTGATAAACTAGGTAATTTAGATGCTGCAATTAAACACGCTGCCACATTAGGAAAATCTAAAGAATATAGAGTAGAAACTTATCCAGAATACAATAAAAATTTCAATGAATTTTTAGAAAGTTTAGCCGGTGCTAAAATGTACCAATCAAAAGAAGCTTATTTAAAAGAAGAAATTGGAGAAGAAAACTATATTTTAATTGATAAAATAAGAAAGATGAAAAAACGTAAAGGTATTCAAGCCATTATGCCTTACGAAATTAGTTTTTAA
- a CDS encoding AsmA family protein, with amino-acid sequence MSPKAKKILKWTGISVLGSIIVLAIVPFLFKEQIKNKVLESINKNVDAIVSIEDVNLSLLKSFPKANVSIEKLSIVNKAPFAGKTLVSSENISLKMSIMELFNGANEPMKIESISTENTILNIIFNKDGVGNYDIALKDKTPEEEKSESKPFSLSIEKYDVENLKFTFLDEASKMKLVLDSINHQGTGNFAQEKLDLDTKTTANVSFDMDKSNFLKNTKISLDAILGIDLKNSKYTFKENKALINQLPLEFDGFIQMAEKGQVYNLTFKTPSSDFKNFLGLIPEQYAGNLEGVETTGKFEVKGKVNGELTDTTVPKFDVEMVSNNASFHYKDLPKNVKNINIDTHIVNETGIVNDTYVNIDNFGFAIDQDVFNAKANIKNIAENALVNAELRGVINLANVSKAYPVKLEKPLNGILKADVKTAFDMKSVETNQYQNIKNSGRVTLTGFNYAGPEMAKPVSISIADVAFNPTKINLNQLSLKTGKSDVNVTGALENFYGFLFKNQILKGNFNMSSNTFAVSDFMAPTTTTTEDGGKKTEAVKIPSFLDCSLTAKANTVLYDNLNLKNVSGTVAIKDEAVKLSNLKMDVFGGRLGLNGLVSTKGKVPTFDMNLGLDKVDVGQTFSLMNTLKTIAPIAEVINGKMNSTIQLSGTLNQSMLPNLNTLTGDLMGKFISGSLNKSRSTLLTELDNKASFIDLKDINLKDVSAALSFKNGKVNIKPFTIKHKDVGVQIAGSHGFDQNMDYNLKFDVPAKYLGKDVNNLIAKLTPADANKIENVPVNATMIGTFKNPKITTDLKQATTNLTTQLVKMQKEKLINQGTGALTNILGGTKNNTPKDSTKTTSTPKEQVGNAVKDGIKGLFGKKKN; translated from the coding sequence ATGAGTCCAAAAGCAAAAAAAATACTGAAATGGACTGGAATTTCAGTTCTCGGTAGTATTATCGTATTAGCCATTGTGCCTTTTCTTTTTAAAGAACAAATTAAAAACAAGGTACTAGAATCTATCAATAAAAATGTTGACGCTATTGTCTCTATTGAAGATGTAAATTTAAGCTTATTGAAAAGTTTTCCAAAAGCCAATGTAAGTATTGAAAAACTAAGTATTGTTAACAAAGCTCCTTTTGCTGGAAAAACACTCGTTTCATCTGAAAATATTAGCTTAAAAATGAGTATAATGGAATTATTCAATGGAGCAAATGAGCCAATGAAAATTGAATCCATATCTACAGAAAATACTATTTTAAATATCATTTTTAATAAAGACGGTGTTGGCAACTACGATATTGCTTTAAAAGACAAAACACCTGAAGAAGAAAAATCGGAGAGCAAACCTTTCAGTTTAAGTATTGAAAAATATGATGTGGAAAATTTAAAATTTACTTTCCTTGATGAAGCCTCTAAAATGAAATTAGTCTTAGACAGTATCAACCATCAAGGCACAGGAAATTTTGCTCAAGAAAAATTAGATTTAGATACTAAAACAACAGCTAATGTAAGTTTTGATATGGATAAATCTAATTTCTTAAAAAACACAAAAATTTCATTAGACGCAATTTTAGGAATCGATTTAAAAAACAGTAAATACACGTTTAAAGAAAATAAAGCCTTGATTAATCAATTGCCTTTAGAATTTGATGGATTTATTCAAATGGCAGAAAAAGGACAAGTATATAATTTAACCTTTAAAACCCCAAGCTCTGATTTCAAAAACTTCTTAGGTTTAATCCCTGAACAATATGCAGGTAATTTAGAAGGAGTTGAAACAACTGGAAAATTTGAAGTAAAAGGAAAAGTAAATGGGGAATTAACCGACACAACTGTTCCAAAATTTGATGTTGAAATGGTATCAAATAACGCTTCATTCCATTATAAAGATTTACCAAAAAATGTAAAAAACATCAATATAGACACTCATATTGTTAATGAAACTGGAATAGTTAATGACACTTATGTAAACATTGATAATTTTGGATTTGCAATTGACCAAGATGTATTTAATGCAAAAGCGAATATTAAAAACATAGCTGAAAATGCTTTGGTAAATGCCGAATTAAGAGGTGTAATCAATTTAGCTAATGTCTCTAAGGCCTATCCGGTTAAATTAGAAAAACCACTTAATGGAATTTTAAAAGCCGATGTAAAAACCGCTTTCGACATGAAATCTGTTGAAACCAATCAATATCAAAACATTAAAAATTCAGGAAGAGTAACATTAACAGGATTTAATTATGCCGGTCCAGAAATGGCTAAACCTGTTAGTATTTCAATTGCAGATGTAGCGTTTAATCCAACAAAAATAAACTTAAACCAATTGAGTTTAAAAACAGGAAAATCGGATGTTAACGTAACAGGAGCATTAGAAAATTTCTATGGATTCCTGTTCAAAAATCAAATTTTGAAAGGAAACTTCAACATGAGTTCAAATACATTTGCTGTTTCCGATTTTATGGCTCCAACCACAACCACAACTGAAGATGGAGGTAAGAAGACTGAAGCTGTTAAAATACCTAGCTTCTTAGACTGTTCTTTAACTGCAAAAGCAAATACTGTACTATATGATAATTTGAATTTGAAAAATGTATCAGGTACTGTAGCCATTAAAGACGAAGCTGTAAAATTAAGCAATTTAAAAATGGATGTGTTTGGAGGAAGACTTGGCCTTAATGGACTAGTTTCTACTAAAGGCAAAGTTCCTACTTTTGATATGAATTTAGGTTTAGACAAAGTAGATGTTGGACAAACCTTCTCGTTGATGAATACCTTAAAAACAATTGCTCCAATAGCAGAGGTTATCAATGGTAAAATGAATTCTACTATTCAATTAAGTGGAACTTTAAACCAATCTATGCTACCAAATTTAAATACCTTAACTGGTGATTTAATGGGCAAATTTATTTCGGGTTCTTTGAATAAATCAAGATCAACTTTATTAACTGAATTAGATAATAAAGCTTCTTTCATTGATTTGAAAGATATCAATTTAAAAGACGTTTCTGCAGCATTATCATTTAAAAACGGAAAAGTAAACATAAAACCATTTACTATCAAACATAAAGATGTTGGGGTTCAAATAGCTGGTTCGCATGGATTTGATCAAAACATGGATTATAATTTAAAATTTGATGTTCCTGCAAAATATTTAGGTAAAGATGTAAATAACTTAATTGCAAAACTTACACCTGCTGATGCCAATAAAATTGAAAATGTACCTGTAAATGCAACAATGATTGGGACATTTAAAAATCCAAAGATTACTACCGATTTAAAACAAGCTACTACTAATTTGACGACGCAATTAGTAAAAATGCAAAAAGAAAAATTAATCAATCAAGGTACAGGCGCATTAACTAATATCTTAGGTGGAACTAAAAACAACACTCCTAAAGATTCGACTAAAACTACCTCAACTCCAAAAGAGCAAGTGGGTAATGCCGTGAAAGATGGAATTAAAGGATTATTCGGTAAAAAGAAAAATTAA